From one Esox lucius isolate fEsoLuc1 chromosome 11, fEsoLuc1.pri, whole genome shotgun sequence genomic stretch:
- the LOC117595160 gene encoding complement C1q-like protein 2, protein MNGITVCLLALCCCLSETQAQENNQDQKACCLSNPGCLMKELVSIGEKLGTMVEKQGTMGDNLRLMETRLQTSEKEVEELKKIIDGQPKVAFSVALRESGSGDTGPFTTNTPLQYKKVFSNTDNCYNPATGIFSATVKGMYYFRFSMMNNLKEHPNSVVCLIKNGQRLASVWDTNGPDANDSGSNAAVIPLEVGDQVYVELQANRLIFDDTMFYNTFSGFLLFTM, encoded by the exons atgAATGGTATTACAGTCTGTTTGCTGGCACtttgctgctgtctgtctgagaCACAGGCTCAGGAAAACAACCAGGACCAGAAAGCATGCTGCCTATCTAATCCTGGTTGCCTGATGAAAGAACTAGTATCTATTGGAGAGAAACTAGGAACCATGGTGGAGAAACAGGGAACTATGGGGGATAACCTGAGACTCATGGAAACCAGGTTACAAACCAGCGAGAAGGAAGTGGAGGAGCTGAAGAAAATTATTGATG GTCAGCCTAAGGTGGCCTTCTCTGTTGCTCTCAGAGAGTCAGGTTCTGGGGACACTGGACCTTTCACCACTAACACTCCTCTTCAGTACAAGAAGGTCTTCTCAAACACTGACAACTGTTACAACCCAGCCACAG GTATTTTCTCTGCCACAGTAAAAGGGATGTACTACTTTCGTTTCTCGATGATGAACAACCTAAAGGAACACCCTAACTCTGTGGTGTGTCTCATAAAGAACGGCCAGAGGCTGGCGTCCGTCTGGGACACCAATGGGCCCGATGCCAATGACAGTGGCAGCAATGCAGCGGTCATTCCCCTGGAGGTGGGAGATCAGGTCTATGTTGAGTTGCAGGCTAACAGGCTGATCTTTGATGACACCATGTTCTACAACACATTCAGTGGCTTCCTGCTCTTCACCATGTAA